One Ethanoligenens harbinense YUAN-3 genomic window carries:
- a CDS encoding sensor histidine kinase, which produces MKHSLRFRLPVLFLVLFVCFLATLLVSISAFFRDEVRFDIARQTQSYQNTVTALARAASAYSSEDDIIRYLAAHTPDDRKVELYDDQNKLLWSKGQVRAVLQISVGDYILSRSGARYGLRVSGNYPGRAVLFEDYASRWLWIILLLFALLFLGMALALHFTITRPILALYRRMEADPLHNKARARSCRRDEIGGLEQRFDQMLERLQTEDRQQQTMLAAISHDLRTPLTSILSYTERLAVGKVQDEQKRRHYYDVIHRKAQDIQVLIDHFQEAAEAGSFDRKLQLETVPAAAFWKAACEACTEGWDAAQAVLEWNGDVNASAVLRLEPLSMRRVLANLLENARKYGARPLRVRVSLTVREHMLHLRVENNGAQVPEEKLPLLFDRFYRAEPSRSRERGGSGLGLFICREIVEQHGGSIRAYKPWDMDFGVEMCLPLVES; this is translated from the coding sequence ATGAAGCATTCGCTGCGGTTCCGGCTTCCCGTCCTGTTTCTGGTTTTGTTCGTTTGTTTCCTGGCCACCCTGCTGGTTAGTATCTCCGCTTTTTTCCGTGACGAAGTCCGTTTCGACATCGCACGGCAGACGCAGAGCTATCAGAACACCGTTACCGCGCTGGCCAGAGCGGCGTCGGCCTATTCCAGTGAAGACGATATCATCCGGTATCTCGCGGCCCACACGCCGGATGACCGGAAAGTTGAGCTGTATGACGACCAAAACAAGCTGCTGTGGTCAAAAGGGCAGGTGCGCGCGGTGCTCCAGATTTCCGTCGGCGACTACATCCTCTCACGTTCGGGGGCGCGCTACGGGCTGCGTGTGAGTGGAAATTATCCGGGCCGGGCGGTGCTGTTTGAAGACTATGCCTCACGCTGGCTGTGGATTATCCTGTTGTTGTTCGCGTTGCTGTTTTTGGGTATGGCGCTGGCGCTGCATTTTACGATTACGCGCCCTATCCTCGCGCTCTATCGTCGCATGGAAGCCGATCCGCTGCACAACAAGGCGCGGGCACGGTCTTGCCGGCGAGATGAGATCGGCGGGCTGGAACAGCGGTTCGACCAGATGCTTGAGCGGCTGCAGACGGAGGATCGCCAGCAGCAGACCATGCTGGCTGCTATCTCCCACGATCTGCGCACGCCGCTGACCTCGATCCTGTCGTATACCGAGCGGCTTGCCGTGGGAAAAGTACAGGATGAACAAAAGAGGCGGCATTATTACGACGTCATCCACCGCAAGGCGCAGGATATTCAAGTGCTGATCGACCACTTTCAGGAGGCGGCGGAAGCCGGTTCGTTCGATCGCAAACTGCAACTGGAGACGGTGCCCGCCGCGGCATTCTGGAAGGCGGCGTGCGAAGCCTGCACCGAAGGATGGGACGCCGCGCAGGCCGTGCTGGAATGGAACGGTGACGTGAATGCCTCTGCGGTTCTGCGGCTGGAGCCGCTGTCAATGCGGCGGGTGCTGGCCAATCTGCTTGAAAACGCGCGCAAGTATGGTGCCCGGCCGCTTCGGGTGCGTGTTTCGCTCACCGTCCGGGAGCACATGCTGCATCTGCGTGTGGAAAACAACGGCGCGCAGGTGCCGGAAGAGAAGCTGCCCCTGCTGTTCGACCGCTTTTACCGCGCGGAGCCTTCCCGCTCCCGTGAGCGGGGCGGCAGCGGACTAGGCCTGTTCATCTGTCGCGAGATCGTGGAGCAGCACGGAGGTTCCATCCGCGCCTATAAGCCCTGGGATATGGATTTTGGCGTTGAAATGTGCCTGCCGCTGGTGGAATCTTAA
- a CDS encoding ABC transporter ATP-binding protein, with protein MSEPIIQFEHITKQYHMGEVVIDALRGVDFTINKGEFAIVAGPSGAGKSTVLNILGGMDTPTDGHLLVDGQDISRFDRKQLIAYRRKAIGFVFQFYNLVPNLTALENVELAVEICDHPFSPRKVLEQVGLEDRMQNFPAQLSGGQQQRVAIARALAKNPTLLLCDEPTGALDSGTGRAVLKLLQDTCRRTGMTVVLITHNLAIAPMGDRLIHIKNGVVERMETNPHPKTVDEIAW; from the coding sequence ATGTCCGAACCCATCATCCAATTTGAGCATATCACCAAACAATACCACATGGGTGAAGTCGTCATTGATGCACTGCGCGGAGTCGATTTTACGATCAACAAGGGGGAGTTCGCCATCGTGGCCGGGCCGAGCGGCGCAGGGAAAAGCACGGTTCTCAATATTCTCGGCGGGATGGATACGCCTACCGACGGCCACCTGCTGGTCGATGGGCAGGATATCAGCCGCTTTGACCGCAAACAGCTCATCGCCTATCGCCGCAAGGCCATCGGGTTTGTGTTCCAGTTCTATAATCTGGTGCCCAACCTGACGGCGCTTGAAAACGTAGAGCTTGCGGTCGAGATCTGCGACCACCCGTTTTCTCCCAGGAAAGTGCTGGAGCAGGTGGGGCTGGAAGACCGCATGCAGAACTTTCCGGCACAGCTTTCCGGCGGGCAGCAGCAACGCGTGGCCATCGCGCGGGCGCTTGCCAAAAACCCTACCCTGCTGTTGTGCGACGAGCCGACCGGCGCACTCGATTCCGGAACCGGGCGTGCGGTTTTGAAGCTGCTGCAGGACACTTGCCGCCGCACCGGGATGACGGTCGTGCTCATCACGCACAATCTGGCGATCGCACCCATGGGCGACCGGCTCATCCACATCAAAAACGGCGTGGTCGAGCGCATGGAAACCAATCCGCATCCCAAAACCGTGGATGAGATTGCGTGGTGA